A genomic segment from Gammaproteobacteria bacterium encodes:
- a CDS encoding ABC transporter ATP-binding protein: MLLEVENLHVHLQSGDETVKAVAGVSFAIAKGETFCLVGESGSGKSVTALSVIQLLPRDISHHPAGRIAFDYRHDDGRVERVDMLTASEARKRAIRGARMAMIFQEPMTSLNPVFTIGDQIMEALQIHRPAMAASEARERAILALEQVQIPKAKERVDDYPHRLSGGQRQRVMIAMAMACEPDLLIADEPTTALDVTVQAEILRLMRDLQERKGMSMLFITHDFGVVAQMARRLAVMRLGKIVESGTVDEVLRHPRHDYTRQLLAALPENLKRNSPPSPAGLRQRGEEEERLIQNEKQNMGVAGGRRVPASHADVSAPPFAKGGAGEISSPPPLIDLRDLQVYFPVKKGLLRRTADYVKAVDGVDLAIPKGQILALVGESGCGKTTLGRAILRLAEPTGGQIHYAGRDITGLSRAQVRPLRRELQIIFQDPMSSLNPRLTIAETLTEPMKAHGLGASKEERLERARSLLQRVQLAPEHLWRYPHEFSGGQRQRIGIARALALQPRFIVCDEVTSALDVSVQAEVLQLLLSLRDEHQLTLLFITHNIGVVEYVSDETAVMFGGRIVERGPTAQVCGRPRHPYTQKLLAAVPRLVL; encoded by the coding sequence ATGCTGTTGGAGGTCGAAAATCTGCATGTCCACCTGCAAAGTGGTGACGAGACTGTCAAAGCAGTGGCCGGTGTCAGCTTCGCCATCGCCAAGGGGGAGACTTTCTGTCTGGTGGGCGAATCGGGCAGCGGCAAGTCGGTGACGGCCCTGTCGGTGATCCAGCTCCTGCCGCGGGACATCAGCCACCACCCCGCCGGTCGCATCGCTTTCGACTACCGCCACGACGACGGCCGGGTGGAACGGGTGGACATGCTCACCGCGTCGGAAGCGCGCAAGCGGGCCATTCGCGGCGCCCGCATGGCCATGATCTTCCAAGAGCCCATGACTTCGCTGAACCCGGTGTTCACCATCGGCGACCAGATTATGGAGGCCTTGCAGATCCACCGTCCCGCCATGGCGGCCTCGGAAGCGCGGGAGCGGGCCATCCTGGCCCTGGAGCAGGTGCAGATTCCCAAGGCCAAAGAGCGGGTGGACGACTATCCCCACCGCCTCTCCGGCGGCCAGCGCCAGCGGGTCATGATCGCCATGGCCATGGCCTGCGAGCCGGACCTGCTCATCGCCGACGAGCCCACCACCGCCCTGGACGTGACCGTGCAGGCGGAAATCCTGCGGCTCATGCGCGACTTGCAGGAGCGCAAGGGCATGAGCATGTTGTTCATCACCCACGATTTCGGCGTGGTGGCGCAAATGGCCCGGCGGCTGGCGGTGATGCGTTTGGGCAAGATCGTGGAAAGTGGCACTGTGGACGAGGTATTGCGCCATCCCCGGCATGATTACACCCGGCAGTTGCTGGCGGCCTTGCCGGAGAATCTGAAGAGAAACAGCCCCCCCTCCCCGGCCGGCCTCAGGCAGAGGGGGGAGGAAGAAGAGCGCTTGATTCAAAATGAGAAACAAAACATGGGCGTTGCCGGCGGACGTCGCGTGCCGGCGTCACATGCTGACGTGTCTGCCCCCCCCTTTGCAAAAGGGGGGGCGGGGGAGATATCGTCCCCCCCGCCGCTGATTGATTTGCGGGATCTGCAAGTTTATTTCCCCGTCAAAAAAGGCCTGCTGCGCCGCACCGCCGATTACGTCAAAGCGGTGGACGGCGTGGATCTCGCCATCCCCAAGGGGCAGATCCTGGCCCTGGTGGGCGAGTCCGGCTGCGGCAAGACCACCTTGGGGCGGGCGATATTGCGCCTGGCGGAGCCCACCGGGGGGCAGATACACTATGCGGGCCGGGACATCACCGGCCTCAGCCGGGCCCAGGTGCGGCCCCTGCGGCGGGAGCTGCAAATCATTTTTCAAGATCCCATGTCCTCCCTCAATCCCCGCCTGACCATCGCCGAGACCCTCACCGAGCCCATGAAGGCCCATGGCCTCGGTGCCTCCAAAGAAGAGAGGCTGGAGCGGGCCCGGAGTCTGTTGCAACGGGTGCAACTGGCGCCCGAGCACCTGTGGCGCTATCCTCATGAATTCTCCGGCGGCCAGCGCCAGCGCATCGGCATCGCCCGGGCCCTGGCCCTGCAGCCGCGCTTCATTGTCTGCGACGAAGTGACCAGCGCCTTGGACGTGTCAGTGCAGGCGGAAGTGTTGCAACTGCTGTTAAGCCTGCGCGACGAGCATCAACTCACCTTGTTGTTCATCACCCACAACATTGGCGTGGTGGAATACGTGAGCGACGAGACCGCGGTGATGTTCGGCGGCCGCATCGTAGAGCGCGGCCCCACGGCGCAAGTGTGCGGCCGGCCGCGCCATCCCTATACCCAGAAACTCCTTGCCGCCGTGCCGCGGCTGGTTCTTTGA